A DNA window from Daucus carota subsp. sativus chromosome 3, DH1 v3.0, whole genome shotgun sequence contains the following coding sequences:
- the LOC108213765 gene encoding succinate dehydrogenase [ubiquinone] iron-sulfur subunit 3, mitochondrial, with translation MRSLRKEFKIYRWSPDYPDRKPFLQSYFVDLSSCGPMVLDALQKIKAEEDSSLSYRRSCREGICGSCSMNIDGTNTVACLKPIDTNTSTPTYITPLPHMFVIKDLVVDLTNFYNQYKSIEPWLKTKKAAPDGRENRQTPAERRKLDGLYECILCACCSTACPAYWWNPEEFLGPAALLHAYRWVSDSRDEYTDERLQALTENENRLYRCRTIQNCTATCPKSLNPARAINNMRKMQKLSVPLLPLPADKIKVASSSAMI, from the exons ATGAGATCTTTGAGAAAAGAGTTTAAGATTTATAGATGGAGCCCTGATTATCCTGATCGAAAGCCTTTTCTCCAATCTTACTTTGTGGACTTGTCTTCCTGTGGCCCCATG GTGTTGGATGCACTGCAGAAGATCAAAGCAGAGGAGGATTCAAGTCTGAGCTATAGAAGGTCATGCAGAGAGGGGATTTGTGGGTCTTGTTCGATGAACATAGATGGAACCAACACAGTGGCATGCCTCAAGCCTATTGATACAAACACTTCCACACCCACTTATATCACTCCTCTTCCCCACATGTTTGTTATCAAAGACTTGGTGGTTGATCTCACTAATTTCTACAACCAATATAA GTCTATTGAGCCATGGCTGAAAACGAAAAAAGCCGCGCCAGATGGAAGGGAAAACAGGCAAACACCTGCAGAAAGGAGAAAATTAGATGGTCTTTATGAGTGCATTTTATGTGCTTGTTGCAGTACTGCTTGCCCTGCTTATTGGTGGAATCCTGAAGAGTTTCTTGGACCGGCCGCGTTGCTACATGCTTATCGTTGGGTCTCGGACAG CCGAGATGAGTATACAGATGAAAGATTGCAAGCGTTAACGGAGAATGAAAATCGGCTGTATCGATGCAGGACTATCCAGAACTGCACTGCCACGTGTCCCAAAAGCCTTAATCCGGCTAGAGCTATTAATAACATGAGAAAAATGCAAAAGCTTTCTGttcctcttcttcctcttccAGCTGACAAGATTAAAGTTGCTTCCTCATCAGCTATGATATGA